From Acropora muricata isolate sample 2 chromosome 14, ASM3666990v1, whole genome shotgun sequence, one genomic window encodes:
- the LOC136897918 gene encoding uncharacterized protein, which translates to MEMLQGVWKQHLRPRAVVGYGVKIFLPSPPNYVTRSPGVIEWLCSYLDERCQRILINTTQSSSFKLNFGIPQGSCLGPLLFTVYASKLFDVVKHHLPTVHCYADDTQLYVSFSPNDETGQDEAVAAVQRCVDAIRLWKTTDKLLLNDDNTEFVVICTKP; encoded by the coding sequence atggaaatgctgcagggagtttggaaacaacacctaaggccgcgcgcggttgtgggatacggcgttaaaatttttcttcccagtcctccaaactacgtcaccagatcacctggagtaATTGAATGGTTGTGTTCGTATCTTGACGAAAGATGCCAACGTATCTTAATCAATACAACACAATCTAGCAGCTTTAAGTTGAACTTTGGAATACCTCAAGGTTCATGTCTGGGTCCACTGCTCTTTACTGTTTATGCTAGTAAACTATTTGACGTAGTTAAACATCACCTACCAACGGTACATTGCTATGCGGACGATACACAACTCTATGTCTCGTTTAGTCCTAATGATGAGACTGGTCAAGACGAAGCTGTTGCAGCCGTACAAAGATGTGTTGATGCCATCAGATTGTGGAAGACGACTGATAAACTTCTTCTTAATGATGATAACACTGAGTTTGTTGTGATTTGCACCAAACCATAG